CCTGCACGCCGCCGGACTGGACGCGCACCCCGCCATTCCCGGCGACCCCCTGACCGGGCGCTGGCCGGAACGCGCCCGGACCGTGTGTGTCGTGCTGGCCGGTGACCGTGGCAACGCCTACGCCGAGGCGCAGGTCGCCTGGGCGCACGCCTGCACGCCGCCCGGCGGGACGCTGTACATCGCCGGGGACCGCGACAAGGGCTTCGACCGCTACGTGCGTGCCGCCGGGAAGGCCTTCGGGTCTGGCGAGACCATCGCCCGTGACGGAGGGATGCGCGTGGCGAAACTGGTGCGCCGCCCCGGCCCCACGCCCCCGCAGCCCGATCCCGAGACCTTCGAGGCGTTCGGCGTGAGCGTCGTGGGGCTGCCCGGCGTGTTCAGCGCCGCCAAGCCCGACAAGGCCACCACCCTGATGCTGGGCGCGCTGGACAGCCTGAACCTGGACAGCCTGGACGTGCTGGACCTGGGTTGCGGGACCGGCATCATCGGCGCGTGGGCGGCGCGGCGCGGCGCGAACGTCACGCTGGTCGACGGCGATCTGCAGAGTGTCCGCAGCGCGCAGGCGACCCTGGCGGCGTCCGGCCTGACCGGCGAGGCCATCCACTCGGACGTGGACGCCGCGCTGGGCGACCGCACCTTCGACGTGATCCTCACCAACCCGCCCTTCCACGTGGGTCGGGGCGTGGTGCTGGACGTGGCCCGCGAGTTCATCGCGGCCGCCGCGCGCCGCCTGCGTCCGGGCGGCACCGTGCACCTCGTCGCGAACGAACCGCTGCCGTACGAGGCGGACCTGGGCGTGATCGGCCCGGTCCGCGAGACGCTGCGCGAGGGCGGATTCAAGGTCCTCTCGGTCACGCGCGCCTGAAATCTGAAAGGCTCCGCGTCAGGGAATCGGGCACTGGCCGCCGGACCGGGAACTTTTCCGGCGCGGTCCGCGTACTCTGCCTGATGGACCGGAACTGCGTTCGCCCAGCCCCGCTCACCCCGGAACCGCTCGGCCCTGGGACCCGCCCACAGGCCGCACGGAGCGGCGCCGGGCGCGTTTGCTAGACTGACGCGTTCAGATTTCCGGCAGGCTGCCGGAACAGGCCCCCACCCACCGGTTGCTCCCTGTCTGGTTCACCGCCGACCGTTCCGTGTTCACCCCTGCTTCCCGCCGCGCAGCCGCCGTACCGGTCCCGTTTCACCCGTTCCTTTTCACTGATTACACTGATAAGTGCCCAGCCCGCAGGAGGCCGCATGGCAGATTCCCCCACCGTCCGCACCCGTAAGAAAGTCGAAGCGCCCACCGACGGCGCCGCGCCCGCTCCCAAGCCGGTGCGTCCGCGCGCCCGCGTGGCTGCCGGAGCGGTCCCCAGGGACAGCGCCCCTGAAACCGCGGCCGTTACCGCGCCCGCCCAGGCCGCGCCCGTGAAGGCCGCCAAACCCGTCAAGGAAACGCCGGTCAAACCGGCCGCGAAGGCCGCCAGGACTGCGCCCGAGGCTGCCTCCGGGGACGCCGCCAAACCGGCCAAACCGGCCCGCGCCACCGCCAAAGCCAAGACCCCGGCTGCCGACGCCGCTCCGGCCGAACCGAAAGCCGCCGAACCGAAAGCGAAGGCGCCGGCCAAACCGCGCGCCGCCAAACCCAAGAAGACCGACGCGGCGGCCCCCGCCTCTCCGGCCCGCACGCCGGGCAAGGTCACGTCGCGCGCCGCGAAACCCGCCGCGAAGAGCGCCGCGCCTGCCACGGGCGGCGTGGCCGAGAAACCGTACTACTCGCACGCCAGCATTCAGGAACTCCTGAAAGGTGGCCGCGCGGCCGGCGTGCTCGCCAGTGAGGACATCGCCACGGCGCTGGCCTCTGCCCTCGAAGCCAACGGCCTGGACCCCGAAAGCCCCGACGCCTTCGAGGACATGCAGCTGTACCTGGCGTCCATCAACATCGAGGTGCAGGACCTCGACGAGGACGAGGACGACGCGGACGCCGACACGGACGACAGCCCCGTCGCGGCCGCCACCGCCTCGCGCCAGCAGGAAGACGACGAGGAGAAGTACTTCGACGACATGCCCCGCGCGGTCAGCAACGACCCCGTGCGGCAGTACCTGCACGAGATCGGCCGCGTGCCCCTGCTGACCCTCGAAGAGGAGATCGCGCTGGCCCGCCGCATCGAGGAAGGCGAGGAAGCCCGCAAGATTCTCGACGAGGACCTGGAACTCGACGACCGTGGCCGCCGCCGCCTGATGCGCCAGATGGAAGACGGCGCCGCCGCCCGCCAGGGCCTGATCGAGGCCAACCTGCGCCTCGTGGTGTCCATCGCCAAGAAGTACACCGGGCGCGGCCTGGGCTTCCTGGACCTGATTCAGGAGGGCAACCAGGGCCTGATCCGCGCGGTCGAGAAGTTCGAGTACCGCCGCCGCTACAAGTTTTCAACGTACGCCACGTGGTGGATCCGTCAGGCCATCAACCGCGCCATCGCCGATCAGGCGCGCACCATCCGCATCCCGGTGCACATGGTCGAGACGATCAACAAACTGACCCGCACCGCCCGGCAGCTCCAGCAGGAACTGTCACGCGAGGCGACGTACGAGGAGATCGCCGAGGCGATGGGCCCTGGCTGGGACGCCACCAAGGTCGAGGAAGTGCAGAAGGTCA
The genomic region above belongs to Deinococcus seoulensis and contains:
- a CDS encoding class I SAM-dependent methyltransferase produces the protein MTSRPKQKIRFNRPTGAAPSPSGSSAAARGAAPAQTAPYTDVRPARLPEKLDRLTVLTKPGVRGFPDVDAAQALLAQTMRRDRVRGDVLDLSAMGGLIGALDSVKLRAVEGSAAALKVLHAAGLDAHPAIPGDPLTGRWPERARTVCVVLAGDRGNAYAEAQVAWAHACTPPGGTLYIAGDRDKGFDRYVRAAGKAFGSGETIARDGGMRVAKLVRRPGPTPPQPDPETFEAFGVSVVGLPGVFSAAKPDKATTLMLGALDSLNLDSLDVLDLGCGTGIIGAWAARRGANVTLVDGDLQSVRSAQATLAASGLTGEAIHSDVDAALGDRTFDVILTNPPFHVGRGVVLDVAREFIAAAARRLRPGGTVHLVANEPLPYEADLGVIGPVRETLREGGFKVLSVTRA
- the rpoD gene encoding RNA polymerase sigma factor RpoD → MADSPTVRTRKKVEAPTDGAAPAPKPVRPRARVAAGAVPRDSAPETAAVTAPAQAAPVKAAKPVKETPVKPAAKAARTAPEAASGDAAKPAKPARATAKAKTPAADAAPAEPKAAEPKAKAPAKPRAAKPKKTDAAAPASPARTPGKVTSRAAKPAAKSAAPATGGVAEKPYYSHASIQELLKGGRAAGVLASEDIATALASALEANGLDPESPDAFEDMQLYLASINIEVQDLDEDEDDADADTDDSPVAAATASRQQEDDEEKYFDDMPRAVSNDPVRQYLHEIGRVPLLTLEEEIALARRIEEGEEARKILDEDLELDDRGRRRLMRQMEDGAAARQGLIEANLRLVVSIAKKYTGRGLGFLDLIQEGNQGLIRAVEKFEYRRRYKFSTYATWWIRQAINRAIADQARTIRIPVHMVETINKLTRTARQLQQELSREATYEEIAEAMGPGWDATKVEEVQKVSQEPVSLETPIGDEKDSFYGDFIPDENLDSPVENAAKTLLSEELEKALSKLTEREAMVLKFRKGLVDGREHTLEEVGQRFSVTRERIRQIENKALRKLKYHESRTRKLRDFLD